The Coffea eugenioides isolate CCC68of unplaced genomic scaffold, Ceug_1.0 ScVebR1_383;HRSCAF=1054, whole genome shotgun sequence sequence TTCAGGTGGTGAAAAAGACAGAAGCAAGCAATTGTAAGGGCAGCAAGAAAGttcaaaatgatcatgttatcattgatattgatgcacttcatcccaaattaaattctaatgtgataccttttcctcacaggttgaagaaagatggacaggatcgggagtttgaaaagttcttcaaaatgtttaaacaattgcacattaacattcctttcattgatgctataacacagattccctcttatgcacgtttcttgaaatacatcatgtcaaagaagaggaaaattgtagataatgagatgatagcattaacggaagagtgtagtgcattgattaagaataaactccctcctaaattgaaagatccgggaagcttttctattccttgcactattggtcaattgcatttttctaatgctttatgtgatttaggtgcaagtgtgtcacttatgccgttatcggttgcccggagattgggacttcaagagctaaaagctaccaatattacattgcaattggcggatcggtcaatcacacgtcccatgggtattttgaaaaatgtgctcataaaggtaagacaatctataatacctgtggattttgttgtcttagatattgaagaagatgtgagaatgccaattattctaggacgaccgtttttagccactgcacgaactataattgatgtagaaaaaggtaagcttatattacgggttaatggtgaggaattggaattcaatttggataataaTGAAGGGAGTATAGagcctactgctcttgtttctaatatgccatatgatgaaaaggttaaccaagaaaggaccgaagaagttaaatttataaatgtccttggtactaactttcatggtgtaggaacaaaggaggagaagataaggatggaagttggcttaataaattctCCATTCCAtgaaaatggtgaaaagttgagccaattcagaaaagacaagcaaaatccactccaaggtgaagttgagcctctctatgacaagtctaatatccctccttggcatttgaggaaattggactatgaagatcaatgcatggttcaccacatggtggattggttcgggagtttcgacccatggggagaaaatcgctctctaatgctctaaagtgattcaactttttcagtcgagccaacgactataaacaaaagcgctaattgggaggcaacccaatatttaggttatatttgttaacttggtgtgattttgtggtttgaatcaatgttttagctaaattgttgtttttgtaatgtagggttggcaattgaaggcaaggatgaccaattgagtacaaaaaaggcgaactttgatcaaacaactcaacccctcgatttgcgttaaaggtgtttttgattcattataaaggggtaaaatgcatgtttttaatgttttacatttgttccagccattaaaattggcaaacaaatgatctatgatgcattttgagtcattggggtaccttttgtaatttttcaaaagttgaaattctgctaaaaatcgaagcagaaaacgcgttttcaaagaaaacgcgactaaaaGTCGCGTTTCTaggaatcgcgttttcaattctgcacctgcagaacagaaaacgcgccttcaaaacgcgacccaaagtcgcgttttaatggaagtcgcgttttcaagcctggatcaagactcaaaaacgcgacttcagaaacgcgactcaaagtcgcgttttccaacacagtcgcgttttcattcctgcaagatttgtgcaggaaacgcgacttcaaaaacgcgagttgaaggcgcgtgtttagtcgcgttttatgtgtctgaatatagccttcagaaacgcgatttcagcctttcttcttcacttctccaatttttccagccgcgtttttccctcttccttctacccaactcacaaattttcatttatactccataatcttgctagaaatcatcaccccaacaccttttgagcttcatacaacctttttaaccgattaaaatccaagaaaaacacctaaaatcaggtttttgagggattgaaggttagggttcttaaactctaatttcttcaattggaggtcaattggaggttgtttcatagggctttttgcatttttagcatcaccaaacatccttctacgtgattgaggtaagtttcttcatcaaatattttgattttagaagttcatattttttatcctgagctatctgacatcttttaatttcgaaaatttgataaggttcatggctatttttgattttattcatgattattatgattgtttaagcatgtttaaatgtttaaatgtagcaatttattggttttcaagtactttaaaattcacaattgctatatttagatgaaattggaaaaaggaactaggatgtttttgagccattggtgatgttaaattatggttaaaaagggttagttgatgatgtttaagcatgtgcattgtgtatagtgagtaatttggttgatttggtgagttagttagtttaatttttgcctaaacatgattatagctaaaagcatattattattgttaattctaaatagttataatcataattgctcctattttcactaattgaattataattgatacatatcttgtgtaatttggtgattttgggcaACTTTAGGCAGAAAATATGTCTTGTACGATCATTGAATGATTAGAACTTAAGCAATTGTATTTGAGGTTATTTGGATTAATGCTGaacttttgttgccaaaaaaATGAGTTGTAGTACATGTGaataattgaaatattttttaggtactatgccaagaggaagaagagcggtactttcatcctctagtagtgaggagagggaggttaatgaagagatggaggtgactgaagaggagaattcaccttctcctccaccaATTAACCGTCGACCTGGTGAGGGCACCTCCCGTGGAGCGGGAAAATCGGTATTTGACAGTGCTAGGTTCAACACTCGCAGGAATCAGGAGTGGCATGAGGCGCGTGctaatttggagtttttgtttgagatgcacgtcagtccaccagttgagatgatgtacaacatctcagaagcttttgctcagctaggatgggctccgattctcacccttccaaaccattactacccagacctggtgcgcgagttttacgccaacattgaaagtaaggcgcgccatagtggagaaataattgagtcctgggtgcgtggaagacgaatcaccttgtcacggcaagatttggctgctattttggggtgtatggatgacggacgtccagtagacttgaagaaggagtttgttcccccgaataggaggtgggatccctcattggccatggctaggtttggtcttgagtaccaaccttttcgctctacCAGAAAGGAGACCATATTGGCGAATGTattcgaacctcgtcatcgtcttatcatttacatgatggctcacaatgtcatcccaaagaagacggggcacacggaggtcCGCAAGAGCGATATCTACTTCTTGGATTACATGTTCCATAACCGGACATCTCCATATGCTCGGATTTCATTgcctaacatcatcatcagccacattaggtctacggcgaggcgtaagacaacttccttcaaactttcatttcctcgtctactgactttaatcttcccccgTTTTGAAGTTCCGTTGGAAGGCATGCGGCGGGAGTATGTTCCACCACGTGCTGagatgactatcactactcttcgccgccttggtattggcacgggagacattccacgccctgttcaggagcggagacaaaaggctagacatggtcgcgatggagctggaccatctactgcagcaccacctcctcctccgccaCAGACCAACTGGCAGCGGCTTTTCGGTCGCTTGGACGACATCGACCATCATTTAGCCAGAATGGATACTCGCCTGgaccgaattgaagatcatttagGCACACGCCCACCTCCCAtcgatgatgatgaagatggcGATGAAGAGGATGATTGAGGCTTCCCTTTTGGctggcttttcttttgtttgcttgttatttttatcttttgtttgaaaaatgttaacttacattccttattttgaatattggaacTTGTGGCAGTAACTAGTAGATCGTTGACTGTGGATGGTTGAGCGGTCGATGACTCATGATTCAAGGCTTCACTGGACTGCAGTCATCTCACTTGGGGAGTCActtgttcctttcttttgtttcttttcttttctttccctacacattgaggacaatgtgtattctaagtgtgggggaagaaatgtgtggtacttgtgattttagttgtgtttgatataattcttgtgcttaaatggtgtttcttgtggttgctggcagggagatttagtccacttttaaggggagactctgtcaaaatttttccaaaaccttatacatatatatgttattaactataataaataaataaaattttgtcacttatccttttgaaataaatatatgcggttttgatacttcttttctcatgaaatttggaaatgatttttatgtgattataatttttacatctataggaaagtatatctagtaaagtggagaaaattatgcctacattttgtatatttgatgaaaattcttctttttatctaattttataagataagaaattaatatggttaataagtgtcatactcttctcatgattactcttagagggaattttattatatattgttaaaaaaaataaaaaaaaaaaaatggttattctactccaatgattctcgtaccgagtaaccgggggttggcatctacaaatgtcgacattcgcgtaaaaaggtacttgaattaagagtatgcaaagcaacttgagtatgtgaaatgttgagtaaccggggatctgcatctaaaaatgttgatcttcgcgtcaaaaggcatttttcacaacttaagtaatatttaatccttaaaatatatatatatatatatatatatatataaaagtaaattaaatccctctttaagaaaaataagaagttgatcatgagattagttagcatctttattgactataggagttgcttgcttgcgaaattggataaaaataagaagttgagttgaattggtaaaattatggtatacttggctcttctttgcttgatattatgagtacttgaacttaatggaaagatcacataagggttatttaccttgattcaaggaaatggagttgaaatactacatatgtttattttaaatttttggatcattgatggttggaattttatattgcttgaggacaagcaatgattcaagtatgggggtatttgataagagtttattttacgtatttttaagtgcattttattagttaattttgagttgattatttagttttataattaaaataaagaggtttttggtaaaattatatatttttggtaaaagtggaaaatagtgcatttctattgattttaatagtaaaaacttcatttttatgcaggaataatgaatcaatcaccaaaggaggCCAATTGAagtgaaaaatagagatttggtgatgaatttaagtggtgaaaagaaaaatgaagtgaaaaacgttcaagtgaagAATTGCActtcaagacagttttgacactcttcagcattttgatcatatctagagctacacttatcggattgaggtgatctttataccattttaaaactaagaaagagacctacaattcgtatgaagacatcgaaatccagttctgccatcttcatggacAAAAAgctggaatacagaagctgcacccTGTGGTCGGAATCtgaaacagaggtttgaacaggtgacagtatttcgatcatatctcaggctacaaagctccgatttggatgattcttgaagcattggaaagctaactcaaagggctacaacttttgtgttttgtacaaaagctagttcggcctttatgatagagaaaatcgcagatgaagtaaggccaaagtgaatacgcgagtacacaaaacgtgacttgtaaccgcgttttgtgtaagcgcgttttatagccgaaattctgcaatttgactcagccaattctcttgtgttcataccactttccagctataagttgcaagggaattcggtgcacatgcttcagaagacaaaaggacaagaaaagtggcttattttcaagtcaaaaatattggtttttgactatgctaacaaagtggagatttggggatcaaaggatagaatttgacttggaaaaatggagcatttgagtgttttttatgcagagatatGGGGAGAGATGAAGAGccattcgtagcttagcttcttacagaaaaacatattctctctagctaggtacttgcaaggggcaattgaggtttcatcttgtaatcatccaagttcaagacaaaggagatttttggaagccttcaccatatcttggctaagactttctttactctgtttgtatttgtaattcatgatgatttacattaatgaagttatgagtgtttcatcattcatgagtagctaattttctttatctagggagtagatgaagcttatggccaaatgatatgaagtgattgttattcattcttgttatgtcttgtattaacttatctacttgtgtatgttggattacttgttgttgcttgatcaccaatagcaggtttatagttatttttattcattgagaaatggtaaaaataatggaatgacacaagtagaacttgagttgtatattcatgagaatagaaatacattcaagtggatgaaatctgcatttcatgtgtgaataagaacagatttagtatttaccaagagattaggaaaaactaatctgttttaacccattattatcatgagaatgtgattttggtatttctggaaatgaatccttggttaaacaagagcagtaacaagtgttgaattaattcattttagatcttttgtgtcataagtggaatctacatccctagatcttaatatttagtgaattctactcctattgtgaaattgcatttatctagcTAAGAActcttgtagttgaattaaaatctgaagtttctgctcaaattaattgtgagtctaaataatagagtaaattagtatctaataattgttttaaattgctcctcgtgggatcgacccgatacacatctcgtactacaattgcgacctgtatacttgcagtccaacgggtgtaaattcggaattaaacttgcattgataaaaaaaatcccgtcacttgcagtgaacgggtgtaattcgattttttttttaacttgtatgtatgtaaaatacccgtcatttagcaaaacttatatataattataatacaaaaaTTAGAAATACAAAACAATGTTATAATTCGACTTTCTTTTCTGTAGCTGTCCTAGAAGCCAAAAAGTTAATTTGGTCCCAATGTTCTCCTTAATTCTGTAGACAGCCATGCcattttcaaaacattttatttttcctcaTCAATGAAATAACAAAAGGTATATCTTGAACCTCTTTGAATCATAATCCCATCTCAAAATATCTGCCTCAACCAAAAAAGGAATACAACCTTGTTTCCTAGAAGGAACAATGACAAGGTGATATTGTAATTAGTACACCGAAAccatgctagaaaaatcatcggGGGGTAGAAGGGACTGGTTCAAGTTTCTCCGATAACTTTGGATTCTGAAATGCCTTATCCACCCTTCTTGTTTAAGGTGCTAAAAATCATAGTTTAGGTGGTAAAAATTAGGGTGCATGTTGCAATTAACCCTACTAGATACTGTTTGTTTCAGTTAATATGCTGCTACTCATCAAAGTATTAAATTAACATTTCCATGTTGAAAATGGTAGCATTTGAGTCTGTTGTTTTGATCAAGGACAACGATGGAGAAAGGAAGATGAGATGACAGGATAATACAAATTGACACATGTTCGTTTATAATACTCTTTCATTAAAATCATTCAGATCATTGACCAATACCCTTGATACTCTTGGAAATAAACTCAAACACCTAACACCTTGAACAACATGAGCAAGTTTTTGACACTTCAAATCTCTTTATAGTTTGCTAATAGCTTTTGTAGAACCTAAATTTAGGGTTCTAATAATAATTAGTACGTTCAGGATTTTAGAATTGAAGGGATAAAATAATCACTCAAAATATTTAggtggaagaaaagaaaataaacagtACACACTATTATTAAAATCTCAAACAATGCGAGAAAATCACACGACAATAAAACCTTATCAACCCTTTTGGATTCTCTTAAGAAAATGCCTCAACTAATGTCCTATTTATAACTTATTGAGACTTGTAAAATAAGAAATCACTTGCATAAGAAATTACCAAATAAAACACAAACTCCTAAATAACATAACTACTAAAAACCTTACTCCAATAAAtctagtaaataaataaatgggtTCTTCTAGGCTTGGTTTATTTTATCAACTTTGTATTTCGTAAATAATTTCTCAGCAATTTTTTCTTGATCAAAGTTTTCAATCATCTTCAAAGTCACCATATTTACCATCAATATAAGTGCCAAAACATAGAAAATCATAGATTGCTTTCTTGCCAAAATTATCACCTccaaataattcaaaaattccACTACCATAATTAGTAAAATAAACTTCACATTATCAATTGACTCCAGATatttttttcacatttaaaatttaactaaaatATGTATGCATATTTGTGCTTATAGGAGCCGATATAGAAAACTTTTCATCATcaaccaaatttttaaaaacttcagCTGTTATTTAACAATTCATATGCCTAAATAAATTCTGTctagttttcttggtttttctAGATGATTAACCAATCAAATACTTCAATCTAACAACCAATTCTTCTCTAATTTCTGTCATGACATCTATAGCAATTTGATAATTCCTATATCAATCTTATGGTCGAATTCTTTACTAACTACATATTTCAGGACCAACCTCATGCCTAACTCAATCaactaaatattttttttgcaaacCATGTGCCTTAATTTTCTAACAATGGAAACGCTTAGAACTAAACTCGTAGTTTGGCTCTGATACTAATTGTATAATCAAAATTTCAGGTTTTAGTAATAATTAATGCATACTGAAGAGATAAAATAATCACTCAAAATATTtatgaaaaaaggaagaaaataaataatacgCACTATTCTTGAAATCTCAAATTATGGAACAAAATCACACCAATCTTACTGTTTTTGGactttcttaagaaaatttcccATCTATAACTTAGTGAGActtgtaaaataaaaaatcactTGCATAAGAAATTATTAAATACAACACAAACTCCTAAATAACACAACTGCTAAAAACCTGCATCAATAAAactagtaaataaataaataggtTCTTCTCACTTGATTTATTTTGTTAACAGCTCTGCTCTTATCCTAATTCGAAATGACATTCTCACGTTCCACAACCACCTTCTCACGTTCCAGTAGCTGCAACAGGAGATAGTGGCACTGGACAATCACGTGCATGCACAATTTTCCCTTTCTAAAATTACATGGCAATGGATACCTCTGACTTCTCATCATCCTCCAGAGAAAATGTcttcaaatgaaatttcttaaatttttcttcaGTAACTTGATCCAAATGATCCATCATTTCTCTTTCAAGATAGTTTTGGGAATCACCAACCTGACCTTCCCTGAAAAAGATCTTGTTTTCTATGACCGGAAACCCGAACCCTGAGTGTGATCCTGTTTTATTCACATCCAGATTGCTCAGATTCTTAAAACTACAGAAATCTACCACTTTCCTTACCAGGCTTTCACCTTCTTTGTCCGTTGTGAAAGGCATCCCCAAGAATTCTGCTAATCTCTTTGTTTGGAAACAAGGCTCTTTCTTCAAGTCTTCATATCTAATAAAGAATACTCTTTCAGGCCATTCTATACTTGCTTTCCAATACCCCAACACATGATTCCAGTATGGTCCATATGGTGAAACACCCTTAGAGAACTTTTCAAATGTCTCTGCTAATGAAATTCGTGGCACTGCTTCAGGTTTCAGCTTGTTTACAAAGTGCCAACATGACACTAACACATCCTTCGGGTCTCGATAAACATAGACAATATGGCAGCCTGAAGATTTTGTCGATTCTGGTAAAGAGGTGTAAGGAATGTGAGTGTGCATGAGAGAATTGGGTGGCTTTGGGTTTACAGGATTCGCGGCGGCATATGATTCCAGCATGGGAACCAGTTCATGAGGGTTTGCCGTTAGCAAAGGATTTTGATCGGGATGACTGATACATGTACGATTTGTTATGGTGAAAAGAAGTGCCTTTAGCCAGGTTGTTCCCGATTTTGGATATGTGGCCAAGAGGATGTCACTTGGTTTTGCCCAAAAATGTTTCTGGAGAATTAGGAGTCCCTTGAGAACTCCCGTGGAATACCAAAAACCTTGGTACAAGTGAATGTGCTCACTTAACCACCCTCTTTCCCTAGGGAGCACAGAGAGAATTT is a genomic window containing:
- the LOC113758199 gene encoding flavonol sulfotransferase-like, translating into MPACTCTNPTILFTIISYHKYSVYQPPDFKSQFLMAIPSLTQNSSSYIEGGDEQTLFNKEKEDGSDQILSVLPRERGWLSEHIHLYQGFWYSTGVLKGLLILQKHFWAKPSDILLATYPKSGTTWLKALLFTITNRTCISHPDQNPLLTANPHELVPMLESYAAANPVNPKPPNSLMHTHIPYTSLPESTKSSGCHIVYVYRDPKDVLVSCWHFVNKLKPEAVPRISLAETFEKFSKGVSPYGPYWNHVLGYWKASIEWPERVFFIRYEDLKKEPCFQTKRLAEFLGMPFTTDKEGESLVRKVVDFCSFKNLSNLDVNKTGSHSGFGFPVIENKIFFREGQVGDSQNYLEREMMDHLDQVTEEKFKKFHLKTFSLEDDEKSEVSIAM